The stretch of DNA ACTTCTCATCGAAATCTCTTACCTTTGCACTCGTTATGCGGTACGTAGATGTTGTGTTGCCTCTGCCTCTGGAGGGATTTTTCACCTATTCGCTCCCCGATGCGATGAGCCGGGGCGTGGAGATGGGCGTGCGGGTGCTGGTGCCTCTGGGCCGATCGAAGACCTATACGGCCTTGGTGGCGAGGGTTCACGACGCCCCACCCGCCTTCGAGGTGAAGCCTGTCATGCAGATATTGGACACAAAACCGATGCTCCTACCCCAGCAATGGGCTGTGTGGCAGTGGCTCTCGAAGTATTATCTCGCGCCGATGGGCGAGGTTTACAAAGTGGCTTTGCCTGCCGGACTGAAGGCCGAGGAGGGCTTCCGACCCAAGACGGAACGGTATGTGGGACTGACTAAGGCCTTTAGCAACGAGAAAAGTCTGCACCTCGCCCTGGATATGCTCGCCCGAGCGCAGCGACAGCGGCAGGTGTTGGAGGCCTTTCTGAGGCTGTCTCACTGGGATTCGGCGGTCGGAGACATGCCGCAAAAGCCTCTTTCCGAGGTGACACGCGAAGAGGTGATGAACGAAAGTCGCTGTTCACTGGCCGCGTTCAAGGCTCTGACAGATCGCGGCATTCTTTATACTTATCAGAAAGAGGTGGGCCGACTGAATGATCATCGTCCGCAACAACTCGACCGAATCAAATCGCTCAACGAGGCGCAACTCGAGGCTTACAATCAGATTCGGTTCCAATTCCTAAAGAAAAATGTTGTTCTCCTCCACGGTGTCACCTCCAGCGGCAAGACAGAAATCTATATTCACCTCATCGCCCAGGCCTTGCAGAAGGGCCAACAGGTGCTCTATCTACTGCCCGAGATTGCGCTCACGGTGCAGATGATGTCACGATTGAAGAGCGTTTTTGGTAGCAGACTGGGCATCTATCACTCGAAATATAGCGATGCCGAACGGGTGGAGATTTGGCAAAAACAGCTCTCCGATTCGCCCTACGATGTGATTTTAGGGGCGAGGAGTGCAGTTTTCCTACCATTCCAACGGTTGGGACTGGTCATTATCGACGAAGAACACGAAACGAGCTTTAAGCAACAAGACCCTGCTCCGCGGTATCATGCCCGGTCGGTTGCCATCGTTCTGGCGCAGCAATACGGTGCCAAAACGCTTTTAGGCACAGCTACGCCCTCGGCAGAGAGCTATCAGAACGCACTGAAAGGCAAGTACGGACTGGTTCGACTCACGTCGCGCTATCAGGATATTGCCCTTCCCGAAATTCGTGTCATTGACGTAAAAGACCTGCGCCGACGACGAATGATGAACGGCGCGTTCTCACCTGCACTGCTCGCCGCTATGCGTTCGGCCTTGGAGAAAGGCGAACAGGTGATTCTTTTTCAAAACCGACGCGGCTTCGCACCGATGATCGAGTGTCGTGTTTGTGGGTGGGTGCCGCGATGTACCAACTGTGATGTGTCGCTCACCCTACACAAAACGCTCAACCAACTCACCTGTCATTACTGCGGTTTCACCTATACCCCTCCCTCGGAATGCCCCAATTGCGGCGGAACCGATCTGCGCGGACGGGGGTATGGCACTGAGAAGATTGAAGACCAGGTGGTCGAAATCTTTCCCGAAGCACGCGTAGCCCGCATGGACCTCGACACGACGCGCACCAAAAATGCCTATGAACGCCTCATCGCCGATTTCTCTTCGGGACGCACCAACGTGCTCATCGGGACGCAGATGATTAGCAAAGGCCTTGACTTCGACCGTGTGAGCGTCGTGGGCATCCTCAATGCCGACTCGATGTTGAACTTTCCCGACTTCCGCTCCTACGAATATGCTTTCATGATGATGGCTCAAGTGAGCGGTCGGGCTGGTAGAAAGGGCCGGCAGGGACTGGTTTTCCTGCAAACGGCCAACGCCGACCTGCCCGTCATCTCGCAAGTGGTTCGCAACGATTACGAGGCTTTCTTCAACGACCTCGCAGACGAACGCCGCCACTTTCACTATCCGCCTTTCTACCGGTTGATTGCCGTTTACATGAAGCACAATAAGGAACCTCTTGTCGAGACGGCTGCCATGGAGATGGGAAGCAGACTCAGACAGTTCTTCGGCAGTAGAGTTTTGGGCCCCGACAAGCCTGCCGTGGCACGCGTAAAAACCCTCCATATCCGCAAACTGATCATCAAAATCGAACCACAACTCGATGGCAACCGCGTGCGGGAGTGCCTCCGATATGCCCAAACGACCCTCTTGCAAGACAAGCGTTACGCTGCTCTACAGGTGTATTATGATGTAGATCCGATGTAAAAAGTGGGTATTTCTCTGCCAAAACTTGGCAAACGCCGAAACAATCGCTATCTTTGCAGCTATCAGCACTTGATGATATGTGGAAAGAGAAACCTGGAAATTATCTCATTGATGTATCCAAATACATCATCACCGGCGTTGTCATCACATCGCTGTTTAAAGATTTGGTGGATAAATTGGCCATCTATATCGTTGGTATCTCCTTGTCTTTCATTGCGTTGATAGCCGGTCTCATTCTCTTAAGTAGCAATCAACAGAAAGGAGGAAAGTAGAAATGGGAGTATATCTTGTAGCCATTGTCTATGGCATACCTTGTCTTTTGTTCATTCTTTTTAGCTTGACCCCTCAAGGCAAAAGATGGTTGGAGAAGCATTAACGGGCTATTATCGTATCGGTTGGCATTTCTTTGCCAACTTGTAAGTACGATTCAACAATCAAAAGAGAGGCAGAACCCGCGGGTTCTGCCTCTCTTTTCAGCTACTAATGAGATTAAAGCTTGCTCCGATCGAGAATGGTGATCTTCTTGCCTTCCACTTTGATGGCTCCTAAATCAGAAAGTTCGGACATGGTGCGCAGCAAAGAGAACTTCTGGATGCCGAAACTCTCGGCTATCTCCTGCCGCGACTTGTCCAGTTGCACCACGTTAGATCCCTGTTTGCCTGCGGCCTCTTTAATGAAATAGGACACCTTCTCGCGCACGGTGAAAAGACTGAGAATGCGCATTTTCTTGGTGAGAAACACGTCAATGTCC from Prevotella sp. oral taxon 475 encodes:
- the priA gene encoding primosomal protein N': MRYVDVVLPLPLEGFFTYSLPDAMSRGVEMGVRVLVPLGRSKTYTALVARVHDAPPAFEVKPVMQILDTKPMLLPQQWAVWQWLSKYYLAPMGEVYKVALPAGLKAEEGFRPKTERYVGLTKAFSNEKSLHLALDMLARAQRQRQVLEAFLRLSHWDSAVGDMPQKPLSEVTREEVMNESRCSLAAFKALTDRGILYTYQKEVGRLNDHRPQQLDRIKSLNEAQLEAYNQIRFQFLKKNVVLLHGVTSSGKTEIYIHLIAQALQKGQQVLYLLPEIALTVQMMSRLKSVFGSRLGIYHSKYSDAERVEIWQKQLSDSPYDVILGARSAVFLPFQRLGLVIIDEEHETSFKQQDPAPRYHARSVAIVLAQQYGAKTLLGTATPSAESYQNALKGKYGLVRLTSRYQDIALPEIRVIDVKDLRRRRMMNGAFSPALLAAMRSALEKGEQVILFQNRRGFAPMIECRVCGWVPRCTNCDVSLTLHKTLNQLTCHYCGFTYTPPSECPNCGGTDLRGRGYGTEKIEDQVVEIFPEARVARMDLDTTRTKNAYERLIADFSSGRTNVLIGTQMISKGLDFDRVSVVGILNADSMLNFPDFRSYEYAFMMMAQVSGRAGRKGRQGLVFLQTANADLPVISQVVRNDYEAFFNDLADERRHFHYPPFYRLIAVYMKHNKEPLVETAAMEMGSRLRQFFGSRVLGPDKPAVARVKTLHIRKLIIKIEPQLDGNRVRECLRYAQTTLLQDKRYAALQVYYDVDPM
- a CDS encoding DUF6722 family protein, encoding MWKEKPGNYLIDVSKYIITGVVITSLFKDLVDKLAIYIVGISLSFIALIAGLILLSSNQQKGGK